A stretch of the Chlorobiota bacterium genome encodes the following:
- the ruvX gene encoding Holliday junction resolvase RuvX, which produces MKVLAIDYGTKKIGLAISNEGNKSAKPFGNLTTSHKNLYELKKIVEENNIYKIIVGVPIAEHQYGLKMTHIAIEFLNKLKDNFEIEIIEWDESFTTFYAVEKMKEAGIKEGKRNKRGTTDRWAAAIILQEYLDCH; this is translated from the coding sequence ATGAAAGTTCTTGCAATTGATTATGGTACAAAAAAAATTGGATTAGCTATTTCTAATGAAGGGAATAAATCTGCTAAACCATTTGGAAATTTAACTACTTCTCACAAAAATCTTTATGAGTTAAAAAAAATTGTAGAAGAAAATAATATTTATAAAATTATTGTTGGAGTTCCAATTGCTGAACATCAATATGGTTTAAAGATGACTCATATTGCAATTGAATTTTTAAATAAGTTAAAAGATAATTTTGAAATTGAGATTATAGAGTGGGATGAATCTTTTACAACTTTTTATGCAGTTGAGAAAATGAAAGAAGCTGGAATTAAAGAAGGTAAAAGAAATAAAAGAGGTACAACTGACAGGTGGGCAGCTGCAATTATACTTCAAGAATATCTAGATTGCCATTAA